A single window of Streptomyces sudanensis DNA harbors:
- a CDS encoding putative bifunctional diguanylate cyclase/phosphodiesterase produces MSAPGLVADRAPAAGGTPRDPHGTGGGKGRRGRLLLVLLCGGYATGALFRWGSEELAMIMGDFGLSAAALAAAISCFHYARTHGSPFRPAWMLFALSSAMAACGNAVWGWYEVVLDRPVPDPSLADLFFLLFAPPVIIGLLVLAKRPANRARWVCLVLDSWLIAGSLLTLSWSLALARTARFDNESVARAALSLAYPLLDIVLVSMLLALHFRRSKGSHAAVHTAVAALALTVLCDALFTSPLLRDTYRSGQFLDAGWFTGSLLLAYAPWMTRRAAAAPPPEGGQRPPGRPIAGSLAALAPYLAAGVCTLSILYFFVEGRRVDRFVVFTGCAVVLALVVRQGIMLLDNIALTQELAQKENHFRSLVQSSSDVIMIAAPSGVLHYVSPAASGVYGRDAEELVGTELAALIHPDDLGGVVHEVRRFLAAQPSEEPTTRIECRFRSGTGAWLHVESTVNRHQGGLIFNSRDVTERVRLQAQLQHSAEHDPLTDLPNRALFTRRVRQALGGRRSGDPGAAVLFIDLDGFKGVNDRLGHQAGDELLVQVGRRLQDSVRAGDTAARLGGDEFAALIVGDAGGDPAVREARIHEIADRIRLTLSQPYRIEGADARVAASIGVAFAEPGITAGDLLRNADLAMYRAKAGGKNRVELYTPRMRAEAARRTEPAARLCSTLHDGEFVLLHQPVVELATGRIAAVAAQARWRSAQGILFTPAEFLRITDDAGERAAEFGHWLLEEAVGQAAERHRGGHRVPVSVRVPARRLLDRSAPLGTVETLLARYELPAGALVVELADSDPRLPFEELEQRLAALRRLGVRIALDGFGSGHAAISALRRLPVDILKLDRGLVEGVAESTRLHKITRGLLGIAGDLGLRSVAEGVDVPDQALALRAMGCTHAQGTVFSGPLDEHRLRRVLVRGALPVPGKTPLPALAGG; encoded by the coding sequence ATGAGCGCCCCCGGCCTCGTCGCCGACCGCGCTCCGGCGGCGGGCGGGACCCCCCGCGATCCTCACGGCACCGGGGGAGGGAAGGGCCGCAGGGGGCGGCTCCTCCTCGTCCTCCTCTGCGGCGGCTACGCCACGGGTGCCCTGTTCCGCTGGGGATCCGAGGAGCTGGCGATGATCATGGGCGACTTCGGGCTGAGCGCAGCCGCCCTGGCCGCCGCGATCTCCTGCTTCCACTACGCCCGGACCCACGGCAGTCCCTTCCGCCCGGCCTGGATGCTGTTCGCGCTCTCCTCGGCCATGGCCGCCTGCGGCAACGCCGTCTGGGGATGGTACGAGGTGGTGCTCGACCGGCCGGTCCCCGACCCGTCGCTCGCCGACCTGTTCTTCCTGCTGTTCGCGCCGCCGGTGATCATCGGCCTGCTCGTCCTCGCCAAGCGCCCCGCCAACCGCGCGAGGTGGGTCTGCCTCGTACTGGACTCCTGGCTGATCGCCGGCTCGCTGCTCACGCTCTCCTGGAGCCTGGCCCTGGCCCGCACGGCCCGCTTCGACAACGAGAGCGTGGCCCGCGCGGCCCTCTCCCTCGCCTACCCGCTCCTCGACATCGTCCTCGTGAGCATGCTCCTCGCCCTGCACTTCCGCCGCTCCAAGGGCAGCCACGCGGCGGTCCACACCGCCGTCGCGGCCCTGGCCCTCACCGTCCTGTGCGACGCCCTGTTCACCTCGCCGCTGCTGCGGGACACGTACCGTTCGGGCCAGTTCCTCGACGCCGGCTGGTTCACGGGCTCCCTGCTCCTCGCGTACGCCCCCTGGATGACGCGCAGGGCGGCCGCGGCCCCGCCCCCCGAGGGCGGGCAGCGTCCTCCCGGCCGCCCCATCGCCGGTTCGCTCGCCGCGCTCGCGCCGTACCTCGCGGCCGGGGTCTGCACCCTCAGCATCCTGTACTTCTTCGTCGAAGGCCGCCGCGTGGACCGCTTCGTCGTCTTCACCGGCTGCGCGGTCGTCCTCGCGCTGGTCGTCCGGCAGGGCATCATGCTGCTCGACAACATCGCGCTCACCCAGGAACTGGCCCAGAAGGAGAACCACTTCAGGTCCCTGGTCCAGAGCTCCAGCGACGTCATCATGATCGCCGCCCCCAGCGGCGTCCTGCACTACGTCAGCCCCGCGGCGTCCGGCGTGTACGGGCGGGACGCCGAGGAGCTCGTGGGCACCGAGCTGGCCGCGCTCATCCACCCCGACGACCTCGGCGGCGTCGTCCACGAGGTGCGCAGGTTCCTCGCCGCCCAGCCGTCCGAGGAGCCCACCACGCGCATCGAGTGCCGGTTCAGATCCGGGACCGGCGCATGGCTCCACGTCGAGTCCACCGTCAACCGCCACCAGGGCGGCCTGATCTTCAACAGCCGGGACGTCACCGAACGCGTCCGCCTCCAGGCCCAGCTCCAGCACAGCGCCGAACACGACCCGCTCACCGATCTGCCCAACCGGGCGCTGTTCACCCGGCGCGTCCGGCAGGCCCTGGGCGGGCGCCGCTCCGGGGACCCGGGGGCGGCCGTGCTCTTCATCGACCTCGACGGCTTCAAGGGCGTCAACGACCGACTCGGCCACCAGGCCGGCGACGAACTGCTGGTCCAGGTCGGCCGCCGCCTCCAGGACTCCGTACGGGCCGGGGACACGGCCGCCCGGCTCGGCGGCGACGAGTTCGCCGCGCTCATCGTCGGGGACGCGGGCGGCGACCCCGCCGTCCGGGAGGCCCGGATCCACGAGATCGCCGACCGGATCCGGCTCACGCTCTCCCAGCCGTACCGGATCGAAGGCGCCGACGCCCGCGTCGCCGCGTCCATCGGCGTCGCCTTCGCCGAGCCGGGCATCACCGCCGGCGACCTCCTGCGCAACGCCGACCTGGCCATGTACCGGGCCAAGGCGGGCGGCAAGAACCGCGTGGAGCTGTACACGCCCCGGATGCGGGCCGAGGCCGCCCGCCGCACGGAGCCGGCCGCCCGGCTGTGCAGCACCCTGCACGACGGCGAGTTCGTCCTCCTCCACCAGCCCGTCGTGGAACTGGCCACGGGCCGGATCGCCGCCGTCGCCGCGCAGGCCCGCTGGCGGTCCGCCCAGGGCATCCTGTTCACCCCGGCGGAGTTCCTCCGCATCACGGACGACGCCGGGGAGCGCGCCGCCGAGTTCGGCCACTGGCTGCTGGAGGAGGCCGTCGGGCAGGCCGCCGAACGCCACCGCGGGGGCCACCGGGTCCCCGTCTCCGTCCGGGTGCCAGCCCGCCGCCTCCTCGACCGGTCCGCACCGCTCGGCACGGTCGAGACGCTGCTCGCCCGGTACGAGCTGCCCGCCGGCGCCCTCGTCGTCGAACTGGCCGACAGCGACCCGCGCCTCCCCTTCGAGGAGCTGGAGCAGCGCCTCGCCGCGCTCCGGCGGCTCGGCGTCCGCATCGCCCTCGACGGCTTCGGCAGCGGGCACGCCGCGATCAGCGCCCTGCGGCGGCTCCCCGTCGACATCCTCAAGCTGGACCGGGGCCTCGTGGAGGGGGTGGCCGAGTCCACCAGGCTCCACAAGATCACCAGGGGTCTCCTCGGGATCGCCGGCGACCTCGGCCTCCGGTCCGTCGCCGAAGGCGTCGACGTGCCGGACCAGGCACTCGCCCTGCGGGCCATGGGCTGCACCCACGCCCAGGGGACGGTCTTCTCCGGACCGCTCGACGAACACCGGCTCCGCCGGGTCCTGGTGCGCGGCGCACTCCCGGTCCCCGGCAAGACCCCCCTGCCCGCCCTCGCCGGCGG
- a CDS encoding 2-hydroxyacid dehydrogenase yields the protein MTAADATADVWLPLPADGMAGLPDPSATGLAYRFWDGGPDLPADPARCVFYVVPYMKGTEVAVRPLAAMTSLRVVQTLSAGVDHVTPGLSSAPPGVVLCNARGVHEASTAELALALVLASLRGIPGFVRGQDREEWRGGFYPALTGKSVLIVGYGAIGAAIDDRLAPFECARVVRVARSARASVRGPVHGLTDLPDLLPEADVVILSTPLTEETRHLADAGFLSRMKDGALLVNVARGPVVDTGALLAEVRAGRLTAALDVTDPEPLPAGHPLWHAPGVLISPHVGGSTSAFIPRAERLVADQLTRFTTGEPLRNVVLTTG from the coding sequence ATGACCGCTGCCGATGCGACCGCCGACGTGTGGCTGCCCCTGCCCGCCGACGGGATGGCCGGACTGCCGGACCCGTCCGCGACCGGACTCGCCTACCGCTTCTGGGACGGCGGCCCCGACCTCCCGGCCGACCCGGCCCGCTGCGTCTTCTACGTCGTCCCGTACATGAAGGGCACGGAGGTGGCGGTGCGCCCGCTCGCCGCGATGACCTCGCTGCGGGTCGTGCAGACCCTGTCCGCCGGCGTCGACCACGTGACGCCGGGCCTCTCCTCCGCGCCGCCCGGCGTGGTGCTGTGCAACGCCCGGGGCGTCCACGAGGCGAGCACGGCGGAGCTCGCGCTGGCGCTGGTGCTGGCGTCGCTGCGCGGCATCCCCGGCTTCGTCCGCGGTCAGGACCGGGAGGAGTGGCGGGGCGGCTTCTACCCGGCGCTCACCGGCAAGTCCGTGCTGATCGTCGGGTACGGGGCGATCGGCGCCGCCATCGACGACCGGCTCGCGCCCTTCGAGTGCGCGCGGGTCGTACGGGTCGCGCGCTCCGCCCGCGCCTCCGTGCGCGGTCCGGTGCACGGACTCACCGATCTGCCCGATCTCCTTCCCGAGGCGGACGTGGTGATCCTGTCGACCCCGCTCACCGAGGAGACCCGCCACCTCGCCGACGCCGGCTTCCTGTCCCGGATGAAGGACGGCGCGCTGCTCGTCAACGTCGCCCGCGGCCCCGTCGTGGACACCGGGGCCCTCCTCGCGGAGGTCCGGGCGGGCCGCCTCACCGCCGCCCTCGACGTGACCGACCCCGAGCCGCTGCCGGCCGGGCACCCGCTCTGGCACGCGCCGGGTGTGCTGATCAGCCCCCACGTCGGCGGTTCCACCTCGGCGTTCATCCCCCGCGCCGAGCGGCTCGTCGCCGATCAGCTCACCCGTTTCACGACCGGGGAGCCGCTGCGCAACGTCGTCCTGACCACCGGTTAG
- a CDS encoding aldo/keto reductase encodes MERRTLGATGLDVGAVGLGCMPMSWAYSASQQRGDRSLRAVHAALDAGVSLLDTADMYGPFTNELLLGRVLKERRADVFVATKCGLLVGDGHIVANGRPSYVRRACDASLRRLQTDVIDLYQLHRADPEVPVEETWGAMAELVTAGKVRALGWCAVDVRGTRRGGPHGRYDRTIRQLECVQQVFPVSAVQAELSVWSPEALTRLLPWCAARGVGFLAAMPLGSGFLTGTLTPGGGFEPDDPRARHPRFTAEMMAANQPLVAGLRRVAERHGGAAGGVTPAQVALAWTLAQGRHVVPVPGTKRERWAVENARAAGLALTPRDLAEIAALPPARGSWD; translated from the coding sequence TTGGAGCGCAGGACACTCGGGGCGACCGGGCTCGACGTGGGAGCGGTCGGCCTCGGCTGCATGCCGATGAGCTGGGCGTACAGCGCCTCGCAGCAGCGCGGCGACCGCTCGCTGCGCGCCGTGCACGCCGCGCTCGACGCGGGGGTGAGCCTGCTCGACACCGCCGACATGTACGGGCCGTTCACCAACGAGCTGCTGCTGGGCCGGGTGCTGAAGGAGCGGCGCGCGGACGTGTTCGTCGCGACCAAGTGCGGGCTGCTGGTGGGCGACGGCCACATCGTGGCCAACGGGCGCCCCTCGTACGTGCGCCGGGCGTGCGACGCGTCGCTGCGGCGGCTCCAGACGGACGTGATCGACCTGTACCAGCTGCACCGGGCCGACCCCGAGGTGCCGGTCGAGGAGACCTGGGGCGCCATGGCGGAGCTGGTGACCGCCGGGAAGGTGCGTGCGCTGGGCTGGTGCGCGGTGGACGTGCGCGGGACGCGGCGCGGCGGGCCGCACGGCCGGTACGACAGAACGATTCGCCAGCTGGAGTGCGTACAGCAGGTCTTCCCGGTGAGCGCCGTGCAGGCGGAGCTGTCCGTGTGGTCGCCCGAAGCGCTGACGCGGCTGCTGCCGTGGTGCGCGGCGCGCGGGGTGGGGTTCCTCGCGGCGATGCCGCTGGGCAGCGGCTTCCTCACCGGGACGCTGACCCCGGGCGGCGGGTTCGAGCCGGACGACCCGCGCGCCCGGCACCCGCGGTTCACCGCCGAGATGATGGCCGCGAACCAGCCGCTGGTCGCCGGGTTGCGCCGGGTGGCCGAGCGGCACGGCGGGGCGGCGGGCGGGGTGACGCCGGCTCAGGTGGCGCTGGCGTGGACGCTGGCGCAGGGCCGGCACGTCGTCCCGGTGCCGGGGACGAAGCGGGAGCGCTGGGCGGTGGAGAACGCGCGTGCGGCCGGTCTGGCGCTGACCCCCCGGGACCTGGCGGAGATCGCGGCGCTCCCGCCGGCGCGGGGCTCCTGGGACTGA
- the gatB gene encoding Asp-tRNA(Asn)/Glu-tRNA(Gln) amidotransferase subunit GatB translates to MTVTTDLVSYEDALATFEPVMGLEVHVELGTRTKMFCGCSTEPGAEPNTQTCPVCLGMPGALPVVNAAGVESAIKIGLALNCEIAEWCRFARKNYFYPDMPKNFQTSQYDEPIAFDGYLDVQLEDGEVFRVEIERAHMEEDTGKSTHVGGATGRIHGASHSLLDYNRAGIPLIEIVTKPIVGAGDRAPEVAKAYVAELRALIRALGVSEARMEMGQMRCDVNLSLRPVGTEKFGTRSETKNVNSLRSVERAVRYEVRRHAAVLTGGGTIVQETRHFHEDDGSTTSGRVKEEAEDYRYFPEPDLVPVAPSREWVEEIRAGLPELPRVRRNRLREEWGISALDMQSILNAGALDPIIATIDAGAPADQARKWWMGELSRHANESGTSLDELAITPAQVARVAELVSSGDLNDKLARQVIEGVLGGEGDPDAVVEKRGLKVVSDEGALGAAVDEAIAANAAIADKIRGGKVAAAGALVGAVMKATRGQADAARVRELILERLGVGEG, encoded by the coding sequence GTGACCGTCACGACTGACCTGGTGTCCTACGAGGACGCCCTCGCCACCTTCGAGCCCGTCATGGGCCTGGAGGTGCACGTCGAACTCGGCACCAGGACCAAGATGTTCTGCGGCTGCTCCACCGAGCCGGGCGCGGAACCCAACACCCAGACCTGCCCGGTCTGCCTCGGCATGCCCGGCGCGCTGCCCGTGGTCAACGCGGCCGGCGTCGAGTCCGCGATCAAGATCGGCCTCGCGCTGAACTGCGAGATCGCCGAGTGGTGCCGCTTCGCCCGGAAGAACTACTTCTATCCGGACATGCCGAAGAACTTCCAGACCTCCCAGTACGACGAGCCGATCGCCTTCGACGGCTACCTGGACGTCCAGCTGGAGGACGGCGAGGTCTTCCGCGTGGAGATCGAGCGCGCCCACATGGAGGAGGACACGGGCAAGTCGACGCACGTCGGCGGCGCGACCGGCCGCATCCACGGCGCGTCCCACTCCCTGCTGGACTACAACCGGGCCGGCATCCCGCTGATCGAGATCGTCACCAAGCCGATCGTCGGGGCCGGCGACCGGGCCCCCGAGGTCGCCAAGGCGTACGTCGCCGAACTGCGCGCCCTGATCCGCGCCCTGGGCGTCTCCGAGGCGCGCATGGAGATGGGCCAGATGCGCTGCGACGTGAACCTGTCGCTGCGTCCCGTCGGCACGGAGAAGTTCGGCACCCGCAGCGAGACCAAGAACGTCAACTCGCTGCGCTCCGTCGAGCGGGCCGTCCGCTACGAGGTCCGGCGGCACGCCGCGGTCCTCACCGGCGGCGGCACGATCGTGCAGGAGACCCGCCACTTCCACGAGGACGACGGCTCCACGACGTCCGGCCGGGTGAAGGAGGAGGCGGAGGACTACCGCTACTTCCCGGAGCCCGACCTCGTGCCGGTGGCCCCGTCCCGCGAGTGGGTGGAGGAGATCCGCGCCGGGCTGCCCGAGCTGCCGCGCGTGCGCCGCAACCGGCTGCGCGAGGAGTGGGGGATCTCCGCGCTGGACATGCAGTCCATCCTCAACGCCGGCGCGCTCGACCCGATCATCGCCACGATCGACGCGGGCGCTCCGGCCGACCAGGCCCGCAAGTGGTGGATGGGCGAGCTGTCCCGGCACGCCAACGAGTCCGGCACCTCCCTGGACGAGCTGGCCATCACCCCGGCGCAGGTCGCCCGGGTGGCGGAGCTGGTGTCGTCCGGCGACCTCAACGACAAGCTGGCCCGCCAGGTCATCGAGGGCGTCCTCGGCGGCGAGGGCGACCCGGACGCGGTCGTCGAGAAGCGCGGCCTGAAGGTCGTCTCCGACGAGGGCGCCCTGGGCGCGGCCGTCGACGAGGCGATCGCCGCGAACGCCGCGATCGCCGACAAGATCCGCGGCGGCAAGGTCGCCGCGGCCGGCGCGCTGGTCGGCGCGGTCATGAAGGCCACGCGCGGCCAGGCCGACGCGGCCCGGGTGCGGGAGCTGATCCTGGAGAGGCTGGGCGTCGGCGAGGGCTGA
- the gatA gene encoding Asp-tRNA(Asn)/Glu-tRNA(Gln) amidotransferase subunit GatA gives MTDSTIVKLTAAEIAARIASGELTAVQVAEAHLARIEAIDEKVHAFLHVDREGALAQARAVDEKRERGEELGPLAGVPLALKDIFTTRDMPTTVGSKMLEGWIPPYDATLVAKLRAADVVILGKTNMDEFAMGSSTENSAYGPTGNPWDLTRIPGGSGGGSAAALASYEAPLAIGTDTGGSIRQPAAVTGTVGVKPTYGAVSRYGMVAFSSSLDQGGPCARTVLDAALLHEVIAGHDPMDSTSIDAPVPPVVEAARNGSVQGMRVGVVRQFRGEGYQAGVVQRFDEAVELLKELGAEIVELDCPSFDLALSAYYLIAPSECSSNLARFDGLRYGLRTGDDGTRSAEEVTSLTREAGFGDEVKRRIMLGTYALSSGYYDAYYGSAQKVRTLITRDFERAFEQVDVIVSPATPTTAFPIGERADDPMAMYLADLCTIPTNLAGNAAMSLPCGLAPEDGLPVGLQIIAPAMKDDRLYKVGAAVEAAYVARWGHPLLEEAPSL, from the coding sequence ATGACGGACAGCACCATCGTCAAGCTCACCGCCGCGGAGATCGCGGCGAGGATCGCCTCCGGCGAGCTCACCGCCGTCCAGGTCGCGGAGGCGCACCTCGCGCGCATCGAGGCGATCGACGAGAAGGTCCACGCCTTCCTCCACGTCGACCGCGAGGGCGCCCTCGCCCAGGCCCGCGCCGTCGACGAGAAGCGCGAACGCGGCGAGGAGCTCGGCCCCCTCGCGGGCGTCCCCCTCGCCCTGAAGGACATCTTCACCACGCGCGACATGCCGACCACCGTCGGCTCGAAGATGCTGGAGGGCTGGATCCCGCCGTACGACGCGACGCTCGTCGCGAAGCTGCGCGCCGCCGACGTCGTCATCCTCGGCAAGACCAACATGGACGAGTTCGCCATGGGGTCGTCCACCGAGAACAGCGCCTACGGGCCGACCGGCAACCCCTGGGACCTCACCCGGATCCCCGGCGGCTCCGGCGGCGGCTCCGCGGCGGCCCTCGCCTCGTACGAGGCGCCGCTCGCCATCGGCACGGACACCGGCGGCTCCATCCGCCAGCCCGCCGCCGTCACCGGCACGGTCGGCGTCAAGCCGACGTACGGCGCGGTCTCCCGGTACGGCATGGTCGCGTTCTCGTCCTCCCTCGACCAGGGCGGCCCCTGCGCGCGCACCGTCCTCGACGCGGCGCTCCTGCACGAGGTGATCGCCGGACACGACCCGATGGACTCCACGTCCATCGACGCGCCCGTCCCGCCGGTCGTCGAGGCCGCCCGCAACGGCAGCGTCCAGGGCATGCGCGTCGGCGTGGTCCGGCAGTTCCGCGGCGAGGGCTACCAGGCCGGCGTCGTCCAGCGGTTCGACGAGGCCGTCGAGCTGCTGAAGGAGCTGGGCGCCGAGATCGTCGAGCTGGACTGCCCCTCCTTCGACCTGGCGCTCTCCGCGTACTACCTGATCGCGCCCTCCGAGTGCTCGTCCAACCTCGCCCGCTTCGACGGCCTGCGCTACGGCCTGCGGACCGGCGACGACGGCACCCGCTCGGCGGAGGAGGTCACCTCCCTCACCCGCGAGGCCGGCTTCGGCGACGAGGTCAAGCGCCGCATCATGCTCGGTACGTACGCGCTCAGCTCCGGCTACTACGACGCGTACTACGGCTCCGCGCAGAAGGTCCGCACGCTCATCACGCGCGACTTCGAGCGGGCCTTCGAGCAGGTCGACGTGATCGTCTCCCCGGCGACCCCGACCACCGCCTTCCCGATCGGCGAGCGCGCCGACGACCCGATGGCCATGTACCTGGCCGACCTGTGCACCATCCCGACCAACCTGGCGGGCAACGCCGCCATGTCGCTCCCCTGCGGCCTGGCGCCCGAGGACGGCCTGCCGGTCGGCCTGCAGATCATCGCCCCGGCCATGAAGGACGACCGCCTGTACAAGGTGGGCGCCGCGGTCGAGGCCGCCTACGTGGCCCGCTGGGGTCACCCGTTGCTGGAGGAGGCTCCGTCACTGTGA
- the gatC gene encoding Asp-tRNA(Asn)/Glu-tRNA(Gln) amidotransferase subunit GatC, whose translation MPGITREEVAHLARLARLELKGEEVDHFAAQLDDIIGAVARVSEVAGQDVPPTSHPLPLTNVMRADEVRPSLTPEQALSGAPAREQQRFKVPQILGED comes from the coding sequence ATGCCTGGCATCACGCGCGAGGAGGTCGCCCACCTCGCCCGGCTGGCGCGTCTGGAGCTGAAGGGCGAAGAGGTCGACCACTTCGCCGCCCAGCTCGACGACATCATCGGCGCGGTCGCCCGCGTCTCCGAGGTCGCCGGCCAAGACGTCCCGCCGACCTCCCACCCGCTGCCGCTGACCAACGTCATGCGCGCGGACGAGGTCCGTCCGTCGCTCACCCCCGAGCAGGCGCTCTCCGGCGCCCCGGCCCGGGAGCAGCAGCGTTTCAAGGTGCCGCAGATCCTCGGGGAGGACTGA